The genomic segment AACCTGCCGAAAAACCTGAGCTTCCTGCGCGACAGCTCAATCTCCATTTCGCTGACCATGATGATTATCTACCTGATCATGGCGGTGAGCGCCGGGGGGGAGTACGTTGAAGCGACCTTCAGCGGCGGCCAGAACTACCTGGTGTACGCCATCATCATGGCGATTACCTTTGCGGCGGGTGTTTTCATCATCCTGCAGGGGGTGCGTTTGATCCTGGCGGAAATTGTCCCGGCCTTTACCGGTTTCTCGGAAAAACTGGTGCCTAATGCGCGTCCTGCGCTGGACTGCCCGGTAGTCTACCCGTATGCGCCAAATGCGGTACTGATTGGCTTTTTGTTCAGCTTCCTTGGCGGACTGGTCGGGCTGTTCATCTGCGGGCAGTTTAGCTGGGTACTGATCCTGCCCGGAGTGGTGCCGCACTTCTTCACCGGCGCGACCGCAGGCGTATTCGGTAACGCCACCGGCGGGCGTCGCGGGGCGATGATCGGCGCCTTCGCCAACGGACTGTTGATCACCTTCCTGCCGGTGCTGTTGTTGCCGGTACTGGGGGCGATTGGTTTTGCTAACACCACCTTCTCGGATGCCGACTTTGGGGCCGTCGGGATTGTGCTGGGCAACCTGGCGCGCTTCCTGCCGCCGCTTGCCATCACCGGGCTGGTAGTGGCGTTATTCGCGCTGCTGGTGGCGTATAACGTCTTCGCTAAAAACAAACCTACGGGCGGTAGCGCACAGGAAAATACCGGAGCCAAATTATGAGTGAGCATGAGATAACCGACCTGGCGCGTCAAATCCGTCTTGAAACGCTGAAATCACTGACGCAACTGGGCTTTGGGCATTACGGCGGTAGTATGTCGGTCGTCGAGACGCTGGCCGTACTGTATGGTGCCGTGATGAAAATCGACCCAGCCGAACCGGACTGGCCGGAGCGAGACTACTTTGTTCTGTCGAAAGGTCACGCCGGACCGGCACTCTACAGTACCCTCGCGATTAAGGGTTATTTTCCGGTGGAAGAGCTGAGCACGCTGAACCAGAACGGCACGCGCCTGCCAAGCCACCCGGATCGCCTGAAGACCCGCGGCGTGGATGCGACCACCGGCTCGCTGGGGCAGGGCATTTCCATCGCCGGCGGGATGGCGCTATCGCACAAGCTGGCTGGCAGGCCAAATCGGGTATTTTGCATCGTCGGCGACGGTGAGTTAAACGAAGGCCAGTGCTGGGAAGCGTTCCAGTTTATCGCCCATCATCGCCTGAACAATCTCACGGTGTTCGTCGACTGGAACAAACAGCAACTCGACGGTGAACTGGATGAAATCATCTGCGCCTTCGACCTTGAAGGAAAATTCCGCGCTTTTGGTTACGATGTCGTGACGGTGAAAGGGGACGACATCCCGGCGCTGCTGGAGGTCACGTCGCTGATCCCGGAGGAGGATGCCCGTCCGCTGGTGGTGATCCTTGACAGCATCAAAGGTCAGGGGGTGCCATATCTGGAACAGTTGAGTAACTCTCACCACCTGCGTCTGACCGAGGAGAGTAAAGCGGCGCTCAACGAGACGATTCGCCAACTGGAGGCTACACATGATTAAGGTTGCACCTGCAGGACAGAAAGATGCCGTTGAGATGCGCAAGGTCTACGCGGGCTTTGTGGCACAGCAGATTGAAGCCGGAAGCGAAATTATCGCCCTGGAAGCGGATCTGATGAGCTCAATGGCGATGGACGGCGTGGCGCGCGATTACCCGCAGCACGTGATCAACTGCGGCATCATGGAAGCTAACGTCATCGGCACGGCGGCCGGGCTGTCGCTCACCGGGCGTAAGCCGTTCGTGCATACCTTTACCGCGTTTGCCAGCCGCCGCTGCTTCGACCAGCTGTTTATGTCCCTGGACTACCCGCGTAACAACGTAAAGGTGATCGCCTCGGATGCGGGCGTGACTGCGTGTCATAACGGTGGTACGCATATGTCGTTTGAGGACATGGGCATTGTGCGCGGGCTGGCGAATTCGGTGGTGCTGGAGGTGACTGACGCGGTGATGTTCGAGGACATACTGCGCCAGCTTATCGATCTCGAAGGCTTCTACTGGGTACGGACCATCCGTAAGCAGGCCCCGAGCGTGTATGCACCTGGTTCGACGTTTACCCTTGGCAAAGGCAACGTGCTGCGCGACGGCCGCGACATTACGTTAATTGCCAACGGCATCATGGTGGCGGAAGCGCTGGAGGCAGCCCGGCAGCTGGAGCAGGAAGGGGTGAGCGCAGCGGTAATCGACATGTTTACCCTCAAGCCCATCGACCGGATGCTGGTGAAAAACTATGCCGAGAAAACCGGACGTATTGTGACGTGTGAAAACCATAGCATTCATAACGGCTTGGGTTCGGCGGTCGCGGAAGTGCTGGTGGAAACCAGCCCGGTGCCGATGCGGCGGGTTGGCGTGAAGGAGCGTTACGGCCAGGTGGGCACGCAGGACTTCCTGCAAAAAGAGTATGGCCTGACGGCGCATGACATTGTGACGGCGGCGAGGGAACTGCTGTAAATACAAAAGGCGACCATCGGGTCGCCTTTTTAGTACAGCGGATAAATTACTGCTGCTGTGAAGACTGGATCGCGGTCAGGGCAATGGTGTAGACGATATCGTCAACCAGCGCGCCACGAGACAGGTCGTTCACCGGTTTACGCATCCCTTGCAGCATAGGCCCGATGGAGATCAGGTCTGCAGAACGCTGTACCGCTTTGTAGGTGGTGTTACCGGTGTTCAAATCCGGGAAGATGAACACGGTAGCGCGACCTGCAACCGGAGAGTTCGGCGCTTTGGATTTCGCAACGTCAGCCATAACCGCGGCGTCGTACTGCAGCGGGCCGTCGATCATCAGATCAGGGCGTTTTTCCTGTGCCAGACGCGTCGCTTCACGCACTTTCTCTACGTCGCTACCTGCACCAGAGGTACCGGTAGAGTAGGAGAGCATTGCCACGCGCGGTTCGATACCAAAGGCAATCGCCGAGTCTGCAGACTGGATAGCGATCTCAGCCAGCTGTTCTGCTGTTGGATCCGGGTTGATCGCGCAGTCGCCGTAAACGTAAACCTGTTCAGGCAGCAGCATGAAGAACACGGAAGAGACCAGCGAGCTGCCCGGTGCCGTTTTGATCAGCTGCAGCGGTGGACGAATGGTGTTTGCGGTGGTGTGAACGGCACCGGAAACCAGACCATCAACTTCGTCCTGTTCCAGCATCAGCGTACCCAACACCACGTTGTCTTCAAGCTGCTCACGGGCAACGGCTTCGGTCATGCCCTTGCTCTTACGCAGCTCAACCAGACGGGCAACGTAACTTTCGCGAACCACTTCCGGGTCGACGATTTCGATACCTGCGCCCAGTTCAACGCCCTGAGATGCCGCAACACGGGTGATCTCATCCGGGTTACCCAGCAGCACGCAGGTCGCAATCCCGCGCTCTGCACAGATCGCTGCCGCTTTAACGGTACGTGGTTCGTCCCCTTCCGGCAGAACCACGCGTTTGCCCGCTTTACGCGCCATCTCGGTCAGTTGATAACGGAACGCTGGCGGAGACAGACGACGGCTGCGCTCGGAGGTCGCCGTCAGGGATTCAATCCAGTCTGCATTGATGTAGCCCGCAACGTATTCCTGAACTTTCTCGATACGCTCGTGGTCATCAACCGGCACTTCCAGGTTGAAGCTCTGCAGGCTCAGCGAGGTCTGCCAGGTGTTGGTGTTGACCATGAATACCGGCAGGCCCGTCGCAAATGCGCGCTCGCACAGTTTGCTCACGCGTGGGTCCATCTCGTAAGCACCGGTCAACAGAATGGCACCGATTTCAACGCCGTTCATGGCGGCCAGACATGCGGCAACCAGCACGTCAGGACGGTCTGCAGAGGTCACCAGCAGGGACCCTGCGCGGAAGTGTTCAAGCATGTGCGGAATGCTACGCGCACAGAAGGTCACGGACTTCACGCGGCGGGTGTTGATGTCGCCTTCGTTAACCACGGTAGCGTTCAGGTGGCGCGCCATGTCGATGGCACGGGTGGCGATCAGCTCGAAGCTCCACGGCACTACACCCAGAACCGGCAGCGGGCTGGATTCCTGCAGAGAGGCCGGGTCAACTTTGATCACTTTCGCTTTGGAGGAGTCGTCGAAGATCTCGGACAGGTCAGGGCGCGTACGGCCCTGCTCATCAACCGGGGCGTTCAGTTTATTAACGATAACGCCGGTGATGTTGGTATTTTTTGCGCCGCCGAAGCTGCTGCGGGTCAGTTCGATACGCTCTTTCAGCTGTTCCTGAGTATCTGTACCCTGGGACATTACGAAGACGATTTCTGCGTTCAGCGTTTTGGCGATTTCAAAGTTCAGCGACTGAGCGAACTGGTGTTTACGCGTAGGGACCAGACCTTCAACCAGCACCACTTCTGCGTCTTGCGCATTGGCGTGATAGTTGGCGATGATCTCTTCCATCAGCACGTCTTTCTGGTTGCTTGACAGCAGAGACTCAACGTAGCTCATCTTCAGCGGTTCAGCCGCAGGCAGATTAGAGTTCTTACGTACGATGGAGGTGGTCTGGTCAGGCGCATCGCCACCGGCACGAGGCTGGGCGATAGGCTTAAAGACGCTCAGACGAACGCCTTTACGTTCCATAGCACGGATAACGCCAAGGCTGACGCTGGTCAGGCCGACGCTGGTTCCGGTAGGGATCAGCATAATTGTACGGGACACGGTTTATCCTCTTTCGTTACCGTCGCGATTGGACGGGTGACAAAACAGCACCGCCAGCAAAGCTGGCGGTGTGGAATCAGGCAGTCAGACGGTTCGCGTCTTGCGCGATAACCAGCTCTTCGTTCGTTGGGATAACGATAGCAGGGCGGGTGCCTTCTTTGTTGATGAAGCCAGACTTGCCGAAGCGGGCAGCCAGGTTGCGCTCGTGATCAACCTCAAAGCCCAGAACGCCCAGTTTGCCCAGGGACAGTTCACGGACCATTGCTGCGTTTTCACCTATACCGCCGGTGAAGATGACTGCGTCCAGACGACCGTCCATCAGTGCCGTGTAAGAGCCGATGTATTTCGCCAGACGGTGGCAGTAAACGTCCATTGCACGTTTAGCGTCTGCTTTGTCGGTGTAGTTGTCTTCAACGTAACGGCAATCGCTGGTGACTTCGGTCAGACCCAGCAGGCCAGACTCTTTGGTCAGCATTTTGTTGATCTGGTCAACGCTCATGCCCAGGGTGTCATGCAGGTGGAAGATAATAGCCGGGTCGATATCACCGGAACGGGTCCCCATCACCAGACCTTCCAGCGGAGTCAGACCCATGGAGGTATCAACACACTGGCCGTTGCGGATAGCTGAAACAGAACCCCCGTTGCCCAGATGGCAAGTGATGATGTTCACTTCTGTAACTGGCTTGTTCAGTACTTTTGCGGCTTCCTGAGTCACGTAGAAGTGGCTGGTGCCGTGTGCGCCGTAGCGACGTACGCCATGATCTTTATACAGGCTGTATGGCAGAGCATACAGGTAAGACTCTTCCGGCATGGTCTGATGGAACGCGGTGTCAAACACGGCCACGTTTTTGTCTTTCAGATTCGGGAAGGATTTCAGTGCTTCAGCGATACCGATCAGGTGAGCCGGGTTATGCAGCGGTGCGAAAGAGGCAGAGTCTTTGATGCCCTGGATAACAGATTCGTCGATAACCACGGAGCGGGTGTATTTTTCGCCGCCGTGGACGATTCGGTGACCAATCGCAGTCAGCTGAGCAGACAGTTCTGGTTTTTGTGCCAGAATAGTGTTAACGATAAAGTTCAGCGCTTCACTGTGAGCGGCGCCTGCACCTAAAGCCGCTTCTTGTTTGCTGCCGTCCATCTTCCACTTGATACGCGCTTCAGGCAGATGGAAACATTCGGCCAAACCAGAGAGGTACTCGTCACCGTTGAGCGCATCGATGATGGCGAATTTCAGTGAGGAGCTACCGCAGTTCAGAACCAGTACTAACTTACTCGACATGGAAGTACCTATAATTGATACGTGGCTAAAAAAACGTCAGTGAGTCTAAAAGCGTAACGCATACTGACCCAGACATTTATGATTAACATCATGCCAAACCAAAATTCTGGCATGATGGAAGGAATACTTATGATTTTAAGCCATTTTGCTCATTTTTCAGACAATGGCATACTATGCGATAATTTGACGAGTTAACGATTCTCGTCTAAGGCCCTATCAGGCTGGCACAGGATACCCGATACGGGGTAGTGAAGACAAAATATTTTGAACGTTGTCATAGCCTGTTGTGGTTTTGCACGAAAATTTTAATGTTTATATGTGAAGTTGAGGTACAGCCATGTCGACACCTGAGATCCCGTCCGTAAACTTTTTTAGTCTGTTTCGTCGTGGACAGCATTACGCAAAGACGTGGCCACTGGAAAAGCGCCTTGCGCCGATGTTTATTGAGAACCGCGTTATCCGCGCCACGCGCTATGCGATTCGCTTTATGCCGCCCGTCGCCATCTTTACCTTATGCTGGCAAATCGCCCTCGGCGGGCAGCTTGGCCCGGCGGTTGCCACCGCGCTCTTCGCCCTGAGCCTGCCGATGCAGGGGCTATGGTGGTTAGGTAAGCGTTCAGTTACGCCTTTACCACCTACTATTTTACACTGGTTTTATGAAGTGCGCGGGAAACTCGAGGAAGCCGGGCAGGCGCTGGCCCCCGTTGAAGGCAAGCCGGATTACCAGGCGCTGGCCGACACGCTCAAGCGCGCTTTTAAGCAACTTGATAAAACATTTCTTGATGACTTGTGATTGATCATCGAAACGACAAATAAAAGAAGGCACAGTAACAACGAGTTACCGTGTCTTTTTTACAAGTGCAATGCGCTACAGGAGTCGAAAGATGGAAATGACCCATGCTCAACGTCTGATTTTGTCTAACCAGTACAAGATGATGACTATGCTAGATCCCGATAACGCTGAGCGTTACAGCCGTTTGCAGACCATCGTTGAACGCGGGTTTGGTTTGCAGATGCGCGAACTGGATCGCGAGTTTGGCGAGCTGAAAGAAGAAACCTGCCGCATCGTTATCGACATCATGGAGATGTACCATGCGCTGCACGTCTCATGGACGAATAACAAAGATTCGCAGTCTATTGACGAACGTCGCGTCACCTTTTTAGGCTTTGATGCGGCCACGGAAGCGCGCTATCTCAGCTATGTGCGCTTTATGGTCACTACCGAAGGGCGTTATACCCACTTCGATGCGGGTACCCACGGCTTTAACGCGCAAACCCCGATGTGGGAAAAATACCAGCGCATGCTGAACGTGTGGCACGCCTGCCCGCGTCAGTACCATTTGAGCAGCAACGAAATTCAACAAATCATTAATGCCTGACGGAGGTGCGTGTGCAGTGTAAAGGTTTTCTGTTTGATCTGGACGGTACGCTGGTGGATTCGTTACCGGTAGTGGAGCGTTCGTGGTGCCACTGGGCTGACCGACATGGCATCGACCATCAGGAGGTACTGAATTTCATCCATGGCAAGCAGGCCATTACCTCACTACGACATTTCCTGGCGGGGCGCGCTGAGGAAGAGATTCAGGCAGAGTTCAACTATCTTGAACGCATTGAAGCGACGGATACCGATGGCATTGTCGCGCTGCCGGGCGCGCGTGAACTGCTTGAGCACCTTAACGAAGCGCATATTCCGTGGGCCATTGTTACCTCCGGTTCCATTCCCGTGGCCCATGCCCGTCACCAGGCGGCCGGACTACCGCAGCCAGAGGTGTTTATTACCGCTGAGTGCGTGAAGCTTGGCAAACCGGAACCGGATGCCTTTTTACTCGGGGCTGAATTGCTTGGTCTTGCGCCGCAAGAGTGCGTGGTAGTAGAAGATGCTGCGACAGGGGTATTGGCTGGCCTGAATGCGGGGAGCCACGTTATTGCCGTGAATGTCCCGGCGGACTCTCCCCGGCTCGACGAGGCGGACTTTGTTCTCACGAGCTTGACAGCAATCCGCGTCGCTAAGGCAGTTGACGGAGTTGTAACCGTCTCGCTAAAAATGTAAGCGTAAGATTTAGCCCCACTTTGTTGGGGCTTTTTTATGGCAGAATTCCTTTTCCTCCACTGACAAGGATATGTTGTGAACGGTGAACTGATTTGGGTTCTCAGCCTGCTTTTAATCGCCATTATTCTTTTTGCCACGGGCAAAGTGCGCATGGATGCTGTCGCCTTGTTCGTGATTGTCGCCTTTGTACTGAGCGGCACGCTGACCCTTACGGAAGCATTTTCCGGCTTTAGCGATCCCAACGTTATTCTGATTGCCGCCCTGTTTATCATCGGCGATGGACTGGTGCGTACCGGCGTGGCGACGGCTATGGGCTCGTGGCTGGTGAAGGTGGCAGGCAGCAGCGAGACCAAAATGCTGGTCTACCTGATGGTGACCGTCGCCGGGCTGGGGGCGTTTATGAGTTCAACGGGGGTCGTCGCCATCTTTATTCCGGTGGTGCTGAGCGTTTCCATGCGGATGCAAATCTCGCCGTCTCGTCTGATGATGCCTCT from the unidentified bacterial endosymbiont genome contains:
- a CDS encoding PTS ascorbate transporter subunit IIC gives rise to the protein MFILETLNFVVDILKVPSVLVGLIALIGLVAQKKAFSDVVKGTIKTILGFIVLGGGATVLVGSLNPLGGMFEHAFDIQGIIPNNEAIVSIALEKYGASTALIMAFGMVANIIVARFTRLKYIFLTGHHTFYMACMIGVILTVAGFEGVGLVFTGSLILGLIMAFFPAIAQRYMKRITGNDDIAFGHFGTLGYVLSGWLGSKCGKGSRSTEEMNLPKNLSFLRDSSISISLTMMIIYLIMAVSAGGEYVEATFSGGQNYLVYAIIMAITFAAGVFIILQGVRLILAEIVPAFTGFSEKLVPNARPALDCPVVYPYAPNAVLIGFLFSFLGGLVGLFICGQFSWVLILPGVVPHFFTGATAGVFGNATGGRRGAMIGAFANGLLITFLPVLLLPVLGAIGFANTTFSDADFGAVGIVLGNLARFLPPLAITGLVVALFALLVAYNVFAKNKPTGGSAQENTGAKL
- a CDS encoding transketolase, giving the protein MSEHEITDLARQIRLETLKSLTQLGFGHYGGSMSVVETLAVLYGAVMKIDPAEPDWPERDYFVLSKGHAGPALYSTLAIKGYFPVEELSTLNQNGTRLPSHPDRLKTRGVDATTGSLGQGISIAGGMALSHKLAGRPNRVFCIVGDGELNEGQCWEAFQFIAHHRLNNLTVFVDWNKQQLDGELDEIICAFDLEGKFRAFGYDVVTVKGDDIPALLEVTSLIPEEDARPLVVILDSIKGQGVPYLEQLSNSHHLRLTEESKAALNETIRQLEATHD
- a CDS encoding transketolase family protein gives rise to the protein MIKVAPAGQKDAVEMRKVYAGFVAQQIEAGSEIIALEADLMSSMAMDGVARDYPQHVINCGIMEANVIGTAAGLSLTGRKPFVHTFTAFASRRCFDQLFMSLDYPRNNVKVIASDAGVTACHNGGTHMSFEDMGIVRGLANSVVLEVTDAVMFEDILRQLIDLEGFYWVRTIRKQAPSVYAPGSTFTLGKGNVLRDGRDITLIANGIMVAEALEAARQLEQEGVSAAVIDMFTLKPIDRMLVKNYAEKTGRIVTCENHSIHNGLGSAVAEVLVETSPVPMRRVGVKERYGQVGTQDFLQKEYGLTAHDIVTAARELL
- the pta gene encoding phosphate acetyltransferase, whose protein sequence is MSRTIMLIPTGTSVGLTSVSLGVIRAMERKGVRLSVFKPIAQPRAGGDAPDQTTSIVRKNSNLPAAEPLKMSYVESLLSSNQKDVLMEEIIANYHANAQDAEVVLVEGLVPTRKHQFAQSLNFEIAKTLNAEIVFVMSQGTDTQEQLKERIELTRSSFGGAKNTNITGVIVNKLNAPVDEQGRTRPDLSEIFDDSSKAKVIKVDPASLQESSPLPVLGVVPWSFELIATRAIDMARHLNATVVNEGDINTRRVKSVTFCARSIPHMLEHFRAGSLLVTSADRPDVLVAACLAAMNGVEIGAILLTGAYEMDPRVSKLCERAFATGLPVFMVNTNTWQTSLSLQSFNLEVPVDDHERIEKVQEYVAGYINADWIESLTATSERSRRLSPPAFRYQLTEMARKAGKRVVLPEGDEPRTVKAAAICAERGIATCVLLGNPDEITRVAASQGVELGAGIEIVDPEVVRESYVARLVELRKSKGMTEAVAREQLEDNVVLGTLMLEQDEVDGLVSGAVHTTANTIRPPLQLIKTAPGSSLVSSVFFMLLPEQVYVYGDCAINPDPTAEQLAEIAIQSADSAIAFGIEPRVAMLSYSTGTSGAGSDVEKVREATRLAQEKRPDLMIDGPLQYDAAVMADVAKSKAPNSPVAGRATVFIFPDLNTGNTTYKAVQRSADLISIGPMLQGMRKPVNDLSRGALVDDIVYTIALTAIQSSQQQ
- the ackA gene encoding acetate kinase, yielding MSSKLVLVLNCGSSSLKFAIIDALNGDEYLSGLAECFHLPEARIKWKMDGSKQEAALGAGAAHSEALNFIVNTILAQKPELSAQLTAIGHRIVHGGEKYTRSVVIDESVIQGIKDSASFAPLHNPAHLIGIAEALKSFPNLKDKNVAVFDTAFHQTMPEESYLYALPYSLYKDHGVRRYGAHGTSHFYVTQEAAKVLNKPVTEVNIITCHLGNGGSVSAIRNGQCVDTSMGLTPLEGLVMGTRSGDIDPAIIFHLHDTLGMSVDQINKMLTKESGLLGLTEVTSDCRYVEDNYTDKADAKRAMDVYCHRLAKYIGSYTALMDGRLDAVIFTGGIGENAAMVRELSLGKLGVLGFEVDHERNLAARFGKSGFINKEGTRPAIVIPTNEELVIAQDANRLTA
- the yfbV gene encoding terminus macrodomain insulation protein YfbV, which produces MSTPEIPSVNFFSLFRRGQHYAKTWPLEKRLAPMFIENRVIRATRYAIRFMPPVAIFTLCWQIALGGQLGPAVATALFALSLPMQGLWWLGKRSVTPLPPTILHWFYEVRGKLEEAGQALAPVEGKPDYQALADTLKRAFKQLDKTFLDDL
- a CDS encoding YfbU family protein, which encodes MEMTHAQRLILSNQYKMMTMLDPDNAERYSRLQTIVERGFGLQMRELDREFGELKEETCRIVIDIMEMYHALHVSWTNNKDSQSIDERRVTFLGFDAATEARYLSYVRFMVTTEGRYTHFDAGTHGFNAQTPMWEKYQRMLNVWHACPRQYHLSSNEIQQIINA
- a CDS encoding sugar phosphatase, whose protein sequence is MQCKGFLFDLDGTLVDSLPVVERSWCHWADRHGIDHQEVLNFIHGKQAITSLRHFLAGRAEEEIQAEFNYLERIEATDTDGIVALPGARELLEHLNEAHIPWAIVTSGSIPVAHARHQAAGLPQPEVFITAECVKLGKPEPDAFLLGAELLGLAPQECVVVEDAATGVLAGLNAGSHVIAVNVPADSPRLDEADFVLTSLTAIRVAKAVDGVVTVSLKM